In Pirellula sp. SH-Sr6A, the DNA window TGGGCCTGTTTACCCGGGCACTTGTTCGTATCGCACCGCATGCGATGCAGAAAGACTCGACGCACAAGGTCTCAAGTACGCATGGCGATTTCGGTTCTCTTCGATCGCGGCCCTTCCGAGCGGTGCGACCGAAATCGATCGCGAGACACTTCGAATGACGTGGTGGGATGATTTCCTTGGAAAACAAAGTCTTGCACCGATCCAATCCCTGGGCGACTTTGTCGTCGCTCGAAACTACGGTCCACCTGCCTATCAACTCGCGGTAGTCGTTGACGATCATGACATGGGAATCAACCAAGTGGTGCGCGGAGCGGACTTGGTCAGCAGCACCTATCGGCAGCTGGCTCTCTACGGCTCGATGGGATGGGCCCCTCCTCGCTGGTTTCACGCGCCACTCGTCGTTGGACCAGACGGTAGGCGGCTCGCGAAACGGCATGGTGACACCCGGCTTTGCACCCTTCGAGACGAGGGTTATTCCAATCGCTTGATACTAGGGTTTTTGGCAAACAGCTTAGGCTGGATCGATCGCCCAGAAGAAATAGATCTCGGGGAATTGGAGTCAATGCTCAGGCAGGATCGAACGCTGCTCGATAGAATCCCAAAAGACCCCGTACAAGTTCTGTTGCCACGCCCCGCATGATACCTCCTCACGACAAGGCTCCCTCGTATGTCCTCGGATGATCCGAATAAATCGATTGCGAAGCGGCAGATTGCCAGACTGATCGGTAGCTCGGACATTCCGATGTATGTGCTAGACGAGCAAGACATTCTCGTTTACGCGAATGAAGCGATGTTGGCTTGGATCGCATCAATTCGCGGGCCCGATTCCGTTCCCTTGGACTTGATTGGTCTCAACTGCCGTTTTCATTCTCGACCTCTCGAAGGTCAACCGGATACCGAGCCAGACGGCGCCACCGACCGTCTCGCCGATTGGATCGCCCAGCTCGCTCCCCCCACCCTTTGGGATCGGAGTTCTCTTCACGTTTCGTCATGGGACGACGCGACGGCGAAAGTGATTGTACCACTGGAGCCGCATAGCGACGGGATGGGCGTACCGGGGCCAACAGGTACGTTGTTGGTGCTTCGGCTGCCGGAACGATTGCTCGATATTTATCGACGATTGCAATCGGGCAGCCGCGAATGCCCTTTGCCAAAATCGACCGATGGAGAATCGTCACTACCTTGGCCATGGTTAATCGCGGGACAGTCGCTACGAGCCGTACTACTGCGACAGCAATGGGAAATGGCATGCGCATCCGAGACCTCGACCATCTTGATCGGTGATGTTTGTGAAGAGCGGGACGCCCTCATTGCCATGCTCGCCCGCACGCGTGCCTCGCGAAAGAATCTGCTTTATCAACCCGGATCGACCATCCGGGTTGACTGCCATCTTATGGATGGATCGCTTTTGGAAAGCGTCCTCGAAGCGGTGGATGAAGTCATTCGTTCCTTTGGGTCCCGAGCCAGTCTCTTTTTATCGAGACTCGATGAACTTCCAGAAGAACTCCTGCTCGCCTTGGATCGCTATCTCGCCTCGAGACCGGAGCTCGTTACCTTTGCGAGCTGCCGTAAGCCGCTTCACGAATCGCGTGGCACGAACTCGTTATGGTTGCGCCTTTGGTTACGTCTTTCACCGCTCCGCATCGAGCTCCCCTCGCTTCGCGAAAGGTTGGAAGACTTGGATTCCATCATTGCAAGCTGGTTTCAAGCAAGGCAGCAGTTGGCGGAGCAAGGGCTTCGCATTCGCTCCGAGAAAATCTCTCGGCACCTCACGATCGCTTCTCCAGCAAAAGATGCGTTGCTAGCCTATCCCTGGCCAGGGAGCTACGAGGAGTTGGCCAGCGTCCTCGAATCTTCGATTCAACAATCCGAGGGAGGCGAGATCGGCGTATCCCACCTTCCGATCGCAATCCGTACGAGCCCCAGCCACTTTGAACGGCCTCCTTCTCTCGAACCCATTGCGCTCGATGAAGTCCTCGAGCAAGTTGAGAAGCAGCTTATCATGGAGGCGCTCGAGCATTGCAAAGGAAATCGCACCGCGGCGTCGAAACTCCTATCCATTTCTCGCGCTCGTATGATTCGTCGATTGCAACAATGGGGACTGATCCAAGACTCGACCTCGGGAGACGAGGAGGCCGAGGGCGATCTCCCGCAGTTCGAAGAAATCCGCGATGACTGATTCACCAATTGGCTTGGGTAGCTACTTGCCGATACAAAACCGACTGAAGAGCGCGTCCAACACGTCTTCGGTGTAGACCGTGCCTGCTACCAAACCAATTTCGTCTAACGCTATCCGAATTTCGGCAGCGATGATTTCATCGCCACATCGACCTCGGACAGCATCGAGGGCGGCTGCGATCGCACCCTTTGCGTTTAACAAAGCGCCTTGGCATCGCTCCACCGTCATCGGAACCGCGTCGGCCTGTTCCGCTTTTTGTTGCTGTACCCAATGCAAGAGGGCATGGCCAAGCTCCGCGACACCGTCCCCTGTCTTCGAACTGACTTCGTATCGCGCCTCGATGCGTTCGACGTTTCGATCGCGTGTCCCACCGTGAGGGCGAGATACATCGCATTTTGTTTCGATGAGCCAAATCGGTTTGGACGAACTCAACACCGGGGCAGGGATTGGTTCTGACAACTCATCGTGTGGAGAACAGTAAAGAAGCAAGTCCGCTTGCTCGATCTGCGATCGAGTAAATGCCTGTGCGAGGCCGCGCGGTGAGTCCTCCTGCCACTCTTCCATGCCAGCGGTATCGAGCAGATCGAACGCGACATCGGACTGTTGGACACGGTAACGAAGGTAATCACGCGTGGTGCCAGGTGTCGGGCTAACCATCGCGACCTCGGTGCCTGCAATGGCATTGAGAAGCGAGCTCTTGCCCGCGTTGGGAGGACCGGTGAGAGCGATCTGCCACTCGTGTTTTTGTCCGGAGCGAGAGTCCATTTGGGAGAGGATCCCTTCTACACTCGATAGGGCATCGAGCAACCTCGACTCGATCTGCTCGGGTGAAATGAACTGGATGTCCTCGTCGACAAAATCCAATCCAGCTTCGATGTCCGCCAACAAATGGATCAAATCGCGACGAGTGTCAGCCAAAGGTGCGGCCAACCCTCCCGCTAATTGGTTCAGTGCCACCGCAAGACTTCGTTGGTCGTGTGCGTGGATGACACCGAGCACCGCTTCGCATTGCGTCAAGTCCAGCCTTCCTGCCAGAAACGCTCGGAGCGTGAACTCTCCTGGTTGCGCGAGTTTCACCCCGGACAAAATCAGTTTTCGTTGTAGTTCGCTCAACAAGACCGGTGCACCGAGCGTGTGCAATTCGGCGGAAGGCTGACCGGTGTAACTTCTGGAGTCCGGCCAACAAAAAACCGAGACGGGGAGCGGCCCGAGCTCTCCGAGGTCGATGTCCATCCCGACTCGTTGGGCAAACGGGATTTTTTCAGGAAGCGGGCCAAGAGTTCGGAGCATGGCCAGCGTATCCGGACCGGTGATCCGAATCGCTCCTCGGAGGGCAGGCGCCTCGCCTGTGGCGATGGCGCAGATGGTCGTTTCGGTATCGAATTGCATGCCCTGGGCATCCCGGTTTGCGGAACGGTAACTTTGCGAGATCGTGATCTTGGTTTACTATTGTGCCTTTTCGGATGATCACCAACAGAGGATGACGCTCTTTCATGGAGAAAACAAGGGTTGCCATTGTCGGCATGGGAACTGTCGGCACCGGGGTGGCAAAACTCCTGCTCGATCATGGGGACCGTTTGGCTCGCCACGCGGGCCGCGTTCTTTGGCTTGAAAAGGCGACCGTTCGGGACCTGAAGAAGAATCGATCTATCCAACTGCCCAAAGGGGTTTTGACGGATGACTTGAACTCCGTCCTCCAAGATCCGAATATCGAAGTTGTCGCGCACTTGGTCGGGGGCATCGAGCCGGCTCGCACGATCATGTTGCAGTTGCTCGATGCAGGAAAAGATGTAGTCACCGCAAACAAAGCGCTCCTTGCCGAACACGGAGAGGAACTCTTCGATCGAGCTCGAGCGTTGGGTCGGACCATCGCGTTTGAGGCGAGCGTGGGGGGGGGAATCCCGATCATTGCGAACATTTCGCAATGCTTTTCTGCCAATCAAATCCGCTCGCTCCGCGGGATTCTCAATGGTACGAGCAACTACATCATCACACAGATGGAGGAGCAGGGGGAAGACTACGCCGACGCGGTTCGCCACGCTCAGGAACTCGGGTACGCGGAAGCAGATCCGACGATGGATGTCGATGGAAGCGATGCCGCGCAGAAGCTTGCTATTCTCGCCCACCTCGCATTCGGTGTTCGCGTGAAATGGAGAGAGATCCATCGCCGTGGCTTGGAAGCATTTCAGCTTGCCGATTTGCGATATGCATCCGAACTCGGATATCGAATCAAACTGATTGCCACGGCTCACCTGCACGAAGAAACCGGTCAGCTCGAACTTCATGTCTCACCGACGCTGATCCGAAAAGGACGTCCGCTCGCGGAAGTTCGAGGGGCCTACAATGCAATTTTGGTCGTCGGCGACGCGGTTGGAGATATGTTTTTCCACGGCAAAGGGGCAGGACAGATGCCGACCGCGAGCGCGGTGGTCGCCGATATGATCGATACCGCAGCCGGTCGTACCGATATTACGTTCCGGCGATTGGAACTTTGGTCCGACCGGGAATCGAAAATCGAAATTCTACCTTACGAGCATTCCAAGGGCCGCTATTACATGCGGTTTCACGTCGCCGACGAACCTGGTGTTCTATCTCAAATCACAGGCATCCTTGGTAAACACCAAGTATCGATCGCATCGATCATCCAGCACGAGCCCGAGCCCGAGCAAACAACGGGTTCTTCGTCGGATGAGTCGCGGGATGGACGCGAGGGTTCGCCTTTGACTGTCCCACTCGTGATCATGACCCACCAAGCGACCGAATCGGCTGCCATGGCGGCCAACACCGAAATCCGTAATTTAGCCTCCGTGCGCGACGAAGCCGTTTATCTTCGTGTTTCCGAAGGGGATAAAGCATGACGCGAACAGGACCTTTTCACCTCCAATCAGAAACGACACGACTATGAAATGGGTTATCATCATTCCGGACGGCTGCGCGGATTTCCCTGTCGAGTCGATCGGCGGAAAGACACCGCTTCAAGCCGCGAAGATCCCCAACATGGACCGCATCGCACAACAAGGCGTCGTGGGACGTTCGGACAACGTGCCGCGCGTCTTCACGCCTGGCAGCGAAGTCGCAAATATGACGCTCTTTGGCTATAACCCGCACGAGTTCTTTACCGGGCGGGCTCCAATCGAAGCCGCCGCGCAGGGGATCCAACTCGGGCCCTACGATTGGGCGATCCGATGCAATTTGGTAACCGTCCAAGATCAGATTATGGTCGACTTCACCGCGGATCACATTTCGAGCGAAGAAGCGGCGGAGATGCTCCGGACAGCTCAAGAGAAGCTGGGGAACGCCCAGTTGGAATTCGTCCCAGGTGTCAGTTACAGGAATCTCTTGATCTACCGAGGCCAGTCTCCCTCCGATGTTCCATTCTCGTCGGACACGCGCACGACCGCCCCGCACGACCTGACCGATGAATCGATCGAAAGCGACTTCCCCAAGGGACCCGGATGCGAACTTCTCTGTCGCCTGATGGAAGAAAGCCAAGCGGTTTTCCAAGATCATCCGGTCAATCAAAAACGAGTGGCTGCTGGCAAACGTCCAGCGACCAACCTCTGGCTCTGGGGACTGGGAAAGACTCCACAACTTCCCTCCTTTGAATCTCTTCACGGATGCCGCGGTGCCATGATCACCGCCGTCGACCTGCTTCGAGGTCTAGCTGCCTTGATCGGTTGGGATCGAATCGACGTCGTCGGCGCAACTGGGTACCTCGATACCAACTATGCTGGAAAAGGACAGGCTGCTATCGAAGCTTTAAAAACGCACGATATCGTCTGCGTCCACGTCGAAGCCACCGATGAAGCGAGCCATGAGGGGCGAGTCGATGAAAAGATCAAAGCCCTCGAAGCGATCGATCATCACGTCGTCGGACCCGTTCTCGATGCGTTGGAAAAGATCGGCGACTACCGCATTCTCGTCATGCCAGATCACCCGACCCCGGTCAGCACCAAGAAGCATTCGCACGGCTGGGTACCTTTTGCCACATGCGGTAAAGGCATTCAAGCAGATGGTTCGAAGAGCTACGATGAAGTCGCAGCAGGGGAATCGAATCTTCAGTTTCCGGATGGATGGAAATTGATTCCGAGTTGGATCCAAGCGGGCTTTTCTGGACGATAAAAACGACAGCTCGCTAGCCCCGAATGATCTTCGCTCGCTTCGCTTCCAATTCTGCGAGGCGAGCTTTCACACGGTCGATTTCAGCATCCAATTGCTGGAGACTCTCTGAAAGTGCCGAACGATCTAGGGACCTCGTCGAAACGTCCACGTCAACTTCCGCAGGATGAAGTTTGTGCATCACAGGAATTGTCGTTGTCATGGCCGTCACGAAGATCGATAGCACCGCGAGAACTTGGGCCTCCAAGAAAAACGATGCAGGAGCGAGGATCATCATCGAAATGAGAATTGCCAGTGCGATAATGCCACCTCTGGCGACGAACTGCAACCACTGAACTCGACTCGCTAAT includes these proteins:
- a CDS encoding tRNA modification GTPase, with amino-acid sequence MQFDTETTICAIATGEAPALRGAIRITGPDTLAMLRTLGPLPEKIPFAQRVGMDIDLGELGPLPVSVFCWPDSRSYTGQPSAELHTLGAPVLLSELQRKLILSGVKLAQPGEFTLRAFLAGRLDLTQCEAVLGVIHAHDQRSLAVALNQLAGGLAAPLADTRRDLIHLLADIEAGLDFVDEDIQFISPEQIESRLLDALSSVEGILSQMDSRSGQKHEWQIALTGPPNAGKSSLLNAIAGTEVAMVSPTPGTTRDYLRYRVQQSDVAFDLLDTAGMEEWQEDSPRGLAQAFTRSQIEQADLLLYCSPHDELSEPIPAPVLSSSKPIWLIETKCDVSRPHGGTRDRNVERIEARYEVSSKTGDGVAELGHALLHWVQQQKAEQADAVPMTVERCQGALLNAKGAIAAALDAVRGRCGDEIIAAEIRIALDEIGLVAGTVYTEDVLDALFSRFCIGK
- a CDS encoding homoserine dehydrogenase, with protein sequence MEKTRVAIVGMGTVGTGVAKLLLDHGDRLARHAGRVLWLEKATVRDLKKNRSIQLPKGVLTDDLNSVLQDPNIEVVAHLVGGIEPARTIMLQLLDAGKDVVTANKALLAEHGEELFDRARALGRTIAFEASVGGGIPIIANISQCFSANQIRSLRGILNGTSNYIITQMEEQGEDYADAVRHAQELGYAEADPTMDVDGSDAAQKLAILAHLAFGVRVKWREIHRRGLEAFQLADLRYASELGYRIKLIATAHLHEETGQLELHVSPTLIRKGRPLAEVRGAYNAILVVGDAVGDMFFHGKGAGQMPTASAVVADMIDTAAGRTDITFRRLELWSDRESKIEILPYEHSKGRYYMRFHVADEPGVLSQITGILGKHQVSIASIIQHEPEPEQTTGSSSDESRDGREGSPLTVPLVIMTHQATESAAMAANTEIRNLASVRDEAVYLRVSEGDKA
- a CDS encoding cofactor-independent phosphoglycerate mutase is translated as MKWVIIIPDGCADFPVESIGGKTPLQAAKIPNMDRIAQQGVVGRSDNVPRVFTPGSEVANMTLFGYNPHEFFTGRAPIEAAAQGIQLGPYDWAIRCNLVTVQDQIMVDFTADHISSEEAAEMLRTAQEKLGNAQLEFVPGVSYRNLLIYRGQSPSDVPFSSDTRTTAPHDLTDESIESDFPKGPGCELLCRLMEESQAVFQDHPVNQKRVAAGKRPATNLWLWGLGKTPQLPSFESLHGCRGAMITAVDLLRGLAALIGWDRIDVVGATGYLDTNYAGKGQAAIEALKTHDIVCVHVEATDEASHEGRVDEKIKALEAIDHHVVGPVLDALEKIGDYRILVMPDHPTPVSTKKHSHGWVPFATCGKGIQADGSKSYDEVAAGESNLQFPDGWKLIPSWIQAGFSGR
- the gluQRS gene encoding tRNA glutamyl-Q(34) synthetase GluQRS, with the protein product MAPNPPTIGRLAPSPTGAQHLGNARTYLVAWMLTRCNQGKLYLRVEDLDTPRTKAGAESLLLEDLRWLGLTWDRMEEVDATAVSGQSDQAREIFWGKSLRERGYVLQSERLARYQTILETLREKEVIYPCTCTRSEIEQSASAPHEPTPGEGSSTLMPHPVDGPVYPGTCSYRTACDAERLDAQGLKYAWRFRFSSIAALPSGATEIDRETLRMTWWDDFLGKQSLAPIQSLGDFVVARNYGPPAYQLAVVVDDHDMGINQVVRGADLVSSTYRQLALYGSMGWAPPRWFHAPLVVGPDGRRLAKRHGDTRLCTLRDEGYSNRLILGFLANSLGWIDRPEEIDLGELESMLRQDRTLLDRIPKDPVQVLLPRPA
- a CDS encoding helix-turn-helix domain-containing protein — protein: MSSDDPNKSIAKRQIARLIGSSDIPMYVLDEQDILVYANEAMLAWIASIRGPDSVPLDLIGLNCRFHSRPLEGQPDTEPDGATDRLADWIAQLAPPTLWDRSSLHVSSWDDATAKVIVPLEPHSDGMGVPGPTGTLLVLRLPERLLDIYRRLQSGSRECPLPKSTDGESSLPWPWLIAGQSLRAVLLRQQWEMACASETSTILIGDVCEERDALIAMLARTRASRKNLLYQPGSTIRVDCHLMDGSLLESVLEAVDEVIRSFGSRASLFLSRLDELPEELLLALDRYLASRPELVTFASCRKPLHESRGTNSLWLRLWLRLSPLRIELPSLRERLEDLDSIIASWFQARQQLAEQGLRIRSEKISRHLTIASPAKDALLAYPWPGSYEELASVLESSIQQSEGGEIGVSHLPIAIRTSPSHFERPPSLEPIALDEVLEQVEKQLIMEALEHCKGNRTAASKLLSISRARMIRRLQQWGLIQDSTSGDEEAEGDLPQFEEIRDD